The sequence GGAATCCCCGCCTTTTTTAATGAATTTGATCTTGTTGGAAGCATAAGCGTTGCTGAACATGAAATTCTTGCTGCGCTCATCTGTATACCAGGTATCGGGTAAAATATCGATTCTCCCCTTTTTGACCTCATCCTCCGCCCTGGCCCAGGGCATGAACTCATGGGCAAAGGTATAGCCCTGTGCCGCAAACGCCGCTTTTATGATTTCAATGGCAAGGCCCTGTCCGGCCGCGTCAGGATCGACAAACGGAGACCAGGAATTTGCCGCAGACGTAACATGTTTGTCTCCCCCAGAACAAATACCAACACTTAAAAAAAGTACAACGATGACCGCCATAATAAATCTTTTCATGTGTTTTCTCCTTTTGAAATTACACGACGCCCATGCCGTAATTACGGGATAGAATTCGCCTTTGGATTTTACTTGATATATATTAAAATAATTGAACAAAAGATAGCATGCCTCATTAAAACAACACAAGTAAAAAACGCATTGGGCAAGGAAACACAACCAAACTGATGCAATGACGATATTTGGAGCCATAAATGTGGAAATCTAATAACAGCCATGGGCTGACCAGACATATCATCTGCCGGATTCAGCCCACAACAAAACATGAAAGAAACTTATTAACTTATTGGTTCTTTCATATAAACTTCTGCCACGCTAATCTTGATTTAAATCCATTGACACAAAAAAGCCAAATACGATATTTTAAATTTATTATCTGAATTCGTTAATTCTGTTCACAGTTCAAATTTTCGATTTGACGAAACATAGAGACCCCGGGGAGGGGTGTAAAAAAATATATGTTGAACCTTTCGGTATAGAGGAAGTGTAATGGAGAAACAAAAACCCAGGCGGCGCATCAGTATTTTGTCAAAAACATCTTTTGTCAGTGGTGTTATCATCCTAATCCTTCTGACAGCAAACAGTTATTTGGCGATCCGGCTCGAATCAGGTCTGGCCGACAGCATGATCAAGGCGTTTTCCGCCAACCAGAAAACAGCTTTAACTAAAGACACGGCACGGATGAAAACCGCCCTTGAAACCGACATGAAAGTCAATCTTGAAATTTGCACGAGCGTAACCCGGGAGCTTTTGTATAACTTTAACCAGGAACAATTGTTCAAGCTGCTGTCCAGCTATCTGAAATTGGATAGTATTGTCGCCATCAAGGTCCTGGATGCCGACGGGCAACCATTCGGTGCTGCCTGGAAAGCGCCGGCCATCACCACGGCAGAAGCGCTTCCAGCTGACGCCGGGGTGAATGAAGCGCTATCTTTTGCTCAGGACGCAGTAAAGGACGGTGATACGCTGGGCAGTGTCCGCCTCTATTACACAAACGCACAGATGGAAAACAATATCAAGGCCCAGGAGGCGAATACCCGAAACAGCATTCAGGCATTCAATGCCATGGCCCAAAAGAATATCGGTACGTCCATCAAAAGCCAGATTATTGTCGCCGTTGTGATTATTCTGGCGCTGATCGTCACCCTGATCATCTGCCTGACAATTTTCGTAACCCGGCCCATTAACAGCACCATTGCCATGGTACGGGATATTGCCCAGGGAGAGGGGGACCTGACCCGGCGGCTACAAACCACCAGCCGGGATGAACTCGGGGAACTGGCTGGATGGTTCAACCGGTTTGTGGGAAACCTCCAGCAGCTGATCCATGAGGTGTCGGGAAATGCTACCACGATTGATCAGGCATCGACCTCCTTTTCAACCTTGTCGGATAACATGAACAATCAGG is a genomic window of uncultured Desulfobacter sp. containing:
- a CDS encoding methyl-accepting chemotaxis protein; protein product: MEKQKPRRRISILSKTSFVSGVIILILLTANSYLAIRLESGLADSMIKAFSANQKTALTKDTARMKTALETDMKVNLEICTSVTRELLYNFNQEQLFKLLSSYLKLDSIVAIKVLDADGQPFGAAWKAPAITTAEALPADAGVNEALSFAQDAVKDGDTLGSVRLYYTNAQMENNIKAQEANTRNSIQAFNAMAQKNIGTSIKSQIIVAVVIILALIVTLIICLTIFVTRPINSTIAMVRDIAQGEGDLTRRLQTTSRDELGELAGWFNRFVGNLQQLIHEVSGNATTIDQASTSFSTLSDNMNNQVEGLSNRSVTLARAADDMSSNMTSVAAAMEEASTNINMMAAASEEMSSTIDEIAQNTEKAREITDNAVSQTRQASSEVNELGDAADTIGKVVETITEISDQVNLLALNATIEAARAGEAGKGFAVVANEIKVLASQTAEASSAIKEQVQSIQTSSGKTVDAISSISDIVTEINTIVATIATAVEEQSATTREISGNISQASSGIMEVNENVAKGSSASQKMAEDIANVKEGTVGLSTASNEVKSNAENLSELGNRLAGLMGKFKV